A window of the Hordeum vulgare subsp. vulgare chromosome 5H, MorexV3_pseudomolecules_assembly, whole genome shotgun sequence genome harbors these coding sequences:
- the LOC123395066 gene encoding uncharacterized protein LOC123395066 — protein MSRRGGGSCAASASLARYIPRALRGRKKQQQHGQAYLMGGRRRAPDGYAASVELSASSGSTWPADSVVRVVLWSGIVEVYAGVVLACAVVGNHPPGLCLAHPDVFRNPHGATVRPLEPLFPGQKVLLLPETTVRKLQRDIPEGSVGANPDHDDGRDEEEAAASSSDDADMSSSSWSGEEREATPERCCARDYFVNQEWWAEWQFKRMVARGLAVKNEGAAGPAKNDKKRRRKTKQTDGTPDAAAGTGCKNSGRISQAQKWTRSWEPSLPSVDEDEEDATSTPSSEAAARTDHESA, from the coding sequence ATGTCTCGCCGTGGCGGCGGAAGCTGCGCGGCGTCGGCGTCGCTGGCACGGTACATCCCGAGGGCCCTGCGGGGACggaagaagcagcagcagcacggcCAGGCGTACCTCATGGGGGGACGGCGGCGGGCGCCGGACGGGTACGCGGCGTCGGTCGAGCTCAGCGCCAGCAGCGGCAGCACGTGGCCGGCGGACTCCGTGGTGCGGGTGGTGCTCTGGAGCGGCATCGTCGAGGTGTACGCCGGCGTGGTGCTCGCCTGCGCCGTCGTCGGCAACCACCCGCCGGGCCTCTGCCTCGCGCACCCGGACGTCTTCCGCAACCCGCACGGCGCCACCGTACGGCCGCTCGAGCCGCTGTTTCCCGGCCAGAAGGTGCTGCTGCTGCCCGAGACCACCGTGCGGAAGCTCCAGCGCGACATACCCGAGGGCTCCGTCGGGGCCAACCCCGACCACGACGACGGCCgcgacgaggaggaggcggcggcgtcgTCCAGTGACGACGCTGACATGTCCTCGTCGTCGTGGTCCGGGGAGGAGCGCGAGGCGACGCCGGAGAGATGCTGCGCGAGGGACTACTTCGTCAACCAGGAGTGGTGGGCAGAGTGGCAGTTCAAGAGGATGGTGGCCCGCGGGCTCGCCGTCAAGAACGAGGGCGCCGCCGGGCCGGcgaagaatgacaagaagaggCGGAggaagacgaagcagacggacggcacGCCGGATGCCGCGGCCGGCACGGGGTGCAAGAACTCCGGCAGGATATCCCAGGCGCAGAAGTGGACGAGGTCCTGGGAGCCCAGCCTGCCGTCcgtggacgaggacgaggaggacgcgacgtcGACCCCTTCatcggaggcggcggcgaggaccgACCACGAGTCGGCATGA
- the LOC123395064 gene encoding 30S ribosomal protein S1 homolog B yields the protein MAYCQNLNYKKISKENAGEDLDARPPRDADGVAAPSLPPNLSNAPTKSIRPFRRRTQADPRSSSRPALPVHGHSFLTTTSPPPTAHRSPPAYEMLSASLKPPPSLAPISPSSRAPAPAAAASFPPLLPSRGRVRLSAAASEGATVSQEDAASVSAAFEEARLAQFAADWKAVRADKDQGKVLTLPVLRSNTGGLILKYNSMQGFVPNPLLSPAHWCKDPKRPIQDVTKDLVGSSVSVKVVEANEAEKKLVFSEKDASWSLYSSQVKIGGIYDGIVGSVFHYGAFVHLQFPDGNYHLTGLVHISEVSWDLVQDVQDFLTEGDTVKVIVVNVDAEKSRIGLSIRQLEEDPLLETLDKIIPLEPDLSPDAEAASSPPEIELLPGLDGICNELLQEDGITDVRFGRQALEKRVVSQDLELWLSSVPAKDNQYKLLARAGRQVQEVYLTTSLDQEGVKKAVQRVLGRVP from the exons ATGGCTTATTGCCAAAATTTGAACTATAAAAAAATTAGCAAGGAAAATGCAGGGGAGGATTTGGACGCGCGGCCACCACGGGATGCGGATGGAGTTGCCGCGCCATCGCTCCCACCCAATCTATCAAACGCGCCGACCAAATCCATCCGTCCATTTCGGAGACGAACGCAGGCGGATCCACGCTCCTCCTCCCGTCCCGCGCTCCCCGTCCACGGCCACTCGTTCCTCACCACCACCAGTCCACCGCCCACCGCTCACCGCTCACCGCCGGCGTACGAAATGCTGTCCGCGTCCCTGAAGCCGCCGCCCTCCCTCGCGCCGATCTCCCCGTCCTCCCGCGCCCCCGCGCCGGCCGCCGCTGCCTCCTTCCCTCCCCTCCTTCCCAGCCGCGGCCGCGTCCGCCTCTCGGCGGCCGCGTCCGAGGGCGCCACCGTCAGCCAGGAGGACGccgcgtccgtctccgccgcgttCGAGGAGGCGCGCCTGGCCCAg TTCGCGGCGGACTGGAAGGCTGTGCGCGCGGACAAGGACCAGGGGAAGGTCCTCACGCTGCCCGTGCTGCGCTCAAACACCGGCGGGCTCATCCTCAAGTACAACTCCATGCAGGGCTTCGTGCCCAACCCTCTCCTCAGCCCCGCGCATTGGTGTAAAG ATCCTAAAAGGCCCATTCAAGATGTTACAAAGGACCTAGTAGGTTCCTCTGTTTCTGTCAAG GTCGTTGAAGCGAATGAGGCAGAAAAAAAGCTTGTCTTCTCTGAGAAGGATGCCAGTTGGTCATTGTACTCTTCTCAAGTAAAGATTGGTGGTATCTATGATGGAATTGTTGGTTCAGTGTTCCACTATGGTGCATTTGTTCACCTGCAATTTCCTGATG GAAATTATCATCTCACTGGTCTCGTACATATCTCTGAGGTCTCTTGGGATCTTGTCCAAGATGTCCAAGATTTTCTAACCGAAGGTGATACCGTCAAGGTCATAGTGGTGAATGTTGATGC GGAGAAATCAAGGATAGGTTTGTCAATCAGGCAATTGGAGGAAGATCCTCTGCTGGAGACATTGGACAAAATTATTCCTTTG GAACCCGATCTATCACCTGATGCTGAGGCCGCGTCATCTCCTCCAGAAATTGAACTTCTTCCAGGACTAGACGGGATATGTAATGAACTTTTACAAGAGGACGG TATAACAGATGTGCGGTTCGGGCGGCAGGCGTTGGAGAAACGTGTGGTTTCGCAAGATCTAGAGCTCTGGCTTTCTAGT GTTCCAGCTAAGGACAACCAGTACAAGCTTCTTGCTCGAGCTGGGAGACAG GTCCAGGAAGTGTACCTGACGACGAGCCTAGACCAGGAGGGGGTGAAGAAGGCGGTGCAAAGAGTACTAGGACGCGTTCCCTGA
- the LOC123397400 gene encoding putative ripening-related protein 6 — translation MAYAKLAALGVLVVVVLLQASTGTVARSSSASKVYGMPAVMSVNGFERGEDGGPPAECDGKYHSDNDMLAALSTEWYQGGIRCFRAIRITRADNGKSVLATVVDECDSKHGCKNNIVDTSRAVWEALGLDTNVGEVPVTWSDS, via the coding sequence ATGGCGTACGCCAAACTTGCAGCCCTGGGCGTGCTCGTGGTCGTGGTCCTACTGCAGGCGTCAACCGGCACCGTCGCCCGCTCTTCGTCGGCGTCTAAGGTCTATGGCATGCCGGCGGTGATGTCAGTCAACGGGTTCGAGCGCGGCGAGGACGGCGGCCCGCCGGCGGAGTGCGACGGCAAGTACCACAGCGACAACGACATGTTGGCGGCGCTGTCCACGGAGTGGTACCAGGGCGGCATCCGGTGCTTCAGGGCGATCCGCATCACCAGAGCGGACAACGGGAAAAGCGTGCTGGCCACGGTGGTGGACGAGTGTGACTCCAAGCACGGCTGCAAGAACAACATCGTGGACACCTCCAGGGCCGTGTGGGAGGCGCTCGGGCTCGACACCAACGTCGGCGAGGTGCCCGTCACATGGTCAGACTCCTGA